A single Marinobacter sp. es.042 DNA region contains:
- a CDS encoding protein-L-isoaspartate(D-aspartate) O-methyltransferase: protein MNQDNGFELQRASMVDYQLRARGIGSPLVLEAMGRVPRERFIPERMKDCAYDDGPLPIGAGQTISQPYIVALMTEALDLEGGERVLDIGTGSGYAAAVLGCIASEVFSIERVQELADRAARTLAAEGFDNVRVRCGDGTIGWPEHQPFDGIIVAAGAPAVPESLKHQLAVGGHLVIPVGSEHSVQSLVRVTRLTDNEFRTEDLGAVRFVPLIGEQGWS, encoded by the coding sequence ATGAATCAGGACAATGGCTTCGAGTTGCAGAGAGCGTCCATGGTGGATTATCAGCTTCGAGCCCGTGGAATCGGGTCGCCGCTGGTGCTGGAGGCCATGGGTCGGGTGCCGCGTGAGCGCTTCATTCCAGAACGTATGAAGGACTGCGCCTACGATGATGGTCCTCTTCCGATAGGCGCGGGGCAGACCATTTCGCAGCCTTACATCGTGGCGTTGATGACGGAAGCCCTGGATCTGGAGGGTGGAGAAAGGGTTCTGGATATCGGCACAGGTTCGGGTTATGCGGCTGCCGTTCTGGGCTGTATTGCAAGCGAGGTGTTCAGCATCGAACGGGTTCAGGAACTCGCCGATCGCGCAGCCCGAACGCTGGCCGCCGAGGGTTTTGACAATGTCCGGGTTCGCTGTGGCGATGGCACGATAGGTTGGCCCGAGCACCAGCCTTTCGATGGCATCATCGTGGCTGCCGGTGCGCCAGCGGTGCCGGAATCATTGAAGCATCAGCTGGCGGTTGGCGGGCACCTGGTCATACCGGTGGGGTCGGAGCATTCGGTTCAGTCGCTGGTACGTGTTACCCGGCTGACGGATAACGAATTCCGGACCGAGGACCTCGGCGCAGTCCGGTTCGTTCCCCTGATCGGTGAACAGGGGTGGTCGTGA
- a CDS encoding DUF1338 domain-containing protein, with amino-acid sequence MHTDPDTLFARLWESYRQVTPSADRIRKILGAEEGQAIVNDHIALRTFNLDPVRLDALAEHFLSLGYEEGGEYHFEAKKLYARHYEHPSRELPKVFISELLVEQCSPELQSVVKNLVGQVKPEAVTADDFLYSGRHWEVGYDTYRQLMKESEYAAWMAAWGYRANHFTVSINHLEQFGSVPEINQLLKDHGYTVNSSGGEVKGSPEDLLEQSSTMADRVPFTFTDETVTIPSCFYEFALRYPKPDGRLYSGFVAASADKIFESTNAGS; translated from the coding sequence ATGCACACTGATCCGGACACCCTGTTTGCGAGACTCTGGGAGTCCTACCGCCAGGTAACCCCTTCGGCCGATCGCATACGTAAAATCCTCGGCGCCGAAGAGGGGCAGGCTATCGTCAACGACCACATTGCGCTTCGCACCTTCAACCTGGACCCTGTTCGGCTGGACGCTCTGGCAGAGCACTTTCTCAGCCTCGGCTATGAAGAAGGCGGCGAATACCACTTCGAGGCCAAAAAGCTTTATGCCCGCCACTATGAGCACCCCTCCCGGGAACTGCCCAAGGTGTTTATTTCCGAGCTGCTTGTCGAGCAATGCTCACCGGAGCTGCAATCTGTGGTGAAGAATCTTGTCGGCCAGGTAAAGCCGGAGGCGGTTACTGCCGATGATTTTCTCTATTCGGGACGCCATTGGGAGGTGGGCTACGACACCTACCGCCAGCTGATGAAGGAAAGCGAGTACGCCGCCTGGATGGCCGCCTGGGGCTACCGCGCAAACCATTTCACGGTCAGCATCAACCATCTGGAACAGTTCGGTTCGGTCCCGGAAATCAATCAGTTGCTGAAAGATCATGGCTATACGGTGAATTCATCCGGCGGTGAAGTAAAAGGCTCCCCGGAAGACTTGCTGGAGCAGTCCTCAACCATGGCCGACCGGGTGCCGTTTACCTTTACCGACGAGACGGTAACCATACCCAGTTGTTTCTACGAATTTGCCCTGCGTTATCCAAAACCGGATGGCCGGCTCTACTCGGGCTTCGTAGCGGCATCGGCCGACAAGATCTTCGAGAGCACGAACGCCGGCAGCTGA
- a CDS encoding arginine N-succinyltransferase, whose product MIIRPITPNDLDALMTIAVESGPGFTSLMPDRDALSRKIDHSVASFARTVTKPGDEHYLFVLEDSATGQIMGTTGIEAAAGLSRPLVHFRRNAVIHHEEDPRKRHAEESLTRCQHYTGCTEVCSLYLRPGFRRANAGKLLSRVRFLFMALHPERFADTVIAEMRGVSDHAGQSPFWDWLKHHAADLDFMSATQLACCGQSGFVERFIPATPLFTRQMTDAARAVIGQVHEDTRPARHMLEREGFRHRGFVDVLDGGPTLECARSDIASVRDTLLTRARPQKGNRSPRNIAGNTAGSAIVANAGCSGFRATVTEQVLPTPDANSLSVPEQLANELNLGGYSLACYLPLSQSREESQGRQQPCQKPVTEEIRYAH is encoded by the coding sequence ATGATAATTCGACCGATTACCCCCAACGATCTTGATGCCCTGATGACGATCGCAGTGGAATCCGGCCCCGGCTTCACCTCACTGATGCCGGATCGCGATGCCCTGAGCCGCAAGATTGATCATTCAGTCGCGAGCTTTGCACGGACTGTGACCAAGCCCGGCGATGAGCATTATCTTTTTGTGCTTGAAGACAGTGCGACCGGCCAGATTATGGGGACCACCGGCATTGAAGCCGCTGCAGGCTTGTCCCGCCCGCTCGTGCATTTCCGCCGTAACGCGGTTATCCATCACGAGGAAGATCCCCGGAAACGTCACGCCGAGGAAAGCCTTACCCGATGCCAGCATTACACCGGCTGCACCGAGGTATGCTCACTGTATCTTCGGCCCGGATTTCGCCGGGCCAATGCGGGCAAGCTCCTGTCACGGGTTCGCTTTCTGTTCATGGCACTGCACCCGGAGCGTTTTGCGGACACCGTTATTGCAGAAATGCGCGGCGTTTCAGACCATGCCGGCCAATCCCCGTTCTGGGATTGGCTCAAACATCACGCAGCAGACCTTGATTTCATGTCGGCCACACAGCTGGCCTGCTGTGGCCAGAGCGGTTTTGTTGAACGCTTTATCCCCGCAACGCCATTGTTCACCCGGCAGATGACCGATGCAGCCAGGGCGGTTATCGGCCAGGTCCATGAAGATACGCGCCCTGCCCGACACATGCTGGAGCGCGAAGGTTTTCGCCACCGGGGCTTCGTGGATGTTCTGGATGGAGGGCCAACACTGGAGTGCGCCAGATCGGACATCGCCAGCGTGCGCGATACCCTTCTTACCCGGGCAAGGCCACAGAAAGGCAACCGGAGTCCCCGGAATATTGCTGGAAACACAGCGGGATCCGCTATAGTTGCCAATGCTGGCTGTTCAGGCTTCAGGGCTACGGTAACCGAGCAGGTCCTGCCGACCCCCGATGCCAATAGCCTGTCAGTGCCAGAGCAACTGGCGAACGAACTGAATCTTGGCGGATATAGCCTGGCCTGCTATCTCCCACTGAGCCAGTCCAGGGAAGAGTCACAGGGGCGTCAACAGCCCTGCCAAAAACCGGTTACTGAGGAGATTCGCTATGCACACTGA
- a CDS encoding Lrp/AsnC family transcriptional regulator: MISSRDQKLLMLLRQNARASVTELAKAMHVSRSTVQNRIARLEASGVIRGYSVQLGGEFSANQVEAHVSIKVFQKLTGRTNAALEQISQVSQLFSVSGEYDLIAIVQAQSLEELSAVLDAIGNLEGVERTNSAVVLETRFRR; this comes from the coding sequence ATGATCAGTTCACGGGACCAGAAACTGCTAATGCTGCTGCGGCAGAATGCCCGGGCCAGTGTCACCGAGCTAGCCAAAGCCATGCATGTGTCACGGTCGACGGTGCAGAACCGTATCGCGCGGCTGGAGGCCAGCGGTGTCATCCGTGGTTACTCGGTTCAGTTGGGGGGTGAGTTTTCGGCGAACCAGGTGGAGGCTCACGTATCGATCAAGGTGTTCCAGAAGCTCACCGGCAGAACCAATGCAGCCCTGGAGCAAATCAGCCAGGTATCGCAGCTGTTTTCCGTCAGTGGAGAGTACGACCTTATTGCCATTGTCCAGGCCCAGTCCCTTGAGGAACTGAGCGCCGTGCTGGATGCCATTGGCAACCTTGAGGGAGTTGAGAGAACCAACTCTGCCGTTGTCCTCGAAACCCGGTTTCGGCGTTAA
- a CDS encoding AMP-binding protein yields the protein MAVDPRKQTSLHCLYYWAEETPDNVYLTQPYPDGRVEDITWREAADQVSRMAAYLDSLKLPEPSNISILGKNSAHWILADLAIWAAGHVSVPLYPTLNGDTAAYVLEHSEAKLLFLGKLDGTADGWNDIKNHIPADLPLVSLPLSPRDDTPKWSEIVAEQSPAQPKLPDPDNLATIVYTSGSTGRPKGVMHSFRTMISVADGLQQLFPVSSDERMLSYLPLAHVAERAAVETQSLYYGFHLYFANSLDTFQEDLQRARPTLFFSVPRLWMKFYLGVNAKLPPKKQKLLFSLPIISGLVKKKVLKQLGLDYCRAALTGAAPLSADIVNWYRNLGLELLEVYGMSENFGYSHANRPGQARAGSVGMANPGVEHRIGEGGEVQVKSPGQMLGYYKNEEKTKEDLTKDGFLKTGDMGEIDRDGTLRITGRVKDLFKTSKGKYVVPVPIENRFNHPKAEVVCVAGANQPQPCLMVLLSEEARDELETGMDRGELEQELAAELEAVNAECESHEKVAFVVVVREPWTMENGMLTPTMKIKRNVIEDFYNQKMDDWFSQKKKVVWEF from the coding sequence ATGGCGGTAGACCCCCGGAAGCAGACCTCACTCCACTGCCTGTATTACTGGGCAGAGGAAACCCCCGACAACGTTTACCTTACCCAGCCTTACCCGGATGGCCGGGTGGAAGATATTACCTGGAGGGAAGCAGCCGATCAGGTATCCCGCATGGCGGCTTACCTGGACAGCCTGAAGCTTCCGGAACCCAGCAATATCAGTATCCTTGGCAAAAACAGCGCGCACTGGATCCTGGCCGATCTGGCGATCTGGGCGGCAGGCCATGTTTCGGTGCCACTTTATCCCACGCTCAACGGAGATACTGCTGCCTACGTTCTCGAGCACAGTGAGGCAAAGCTCCTGTTCCTCGGGAAACTGGATGGCACCGCGGACGGCTGGAACGACATCAAGAACCACATTCCAGCAGATTTGCCGCTCGTTTCGCTGCCCCTATCGCCACGGGATGATACGCCCAAGTGGTCGGAGATTGTGGCCGAACAGTCGCCTGCGCAGCCCAAGTTGCCGGATCCGGATAACCTGGCCACGATTGTCTATACCTCCGGCAGCACCGGCCGCCCCAAGGGCGTCATGCACAGCTTCCGGACCATGATTTCAGTTGCTGATGGCCTGCAGCAGTTGTTCCCGGTTTCCTCTGACGAGCGCATGCTCTCTTACCTGCCACTGGCTCACGTGGCTGAGCGGGCAGCCGTCGAAACGCAGTCCCTCTACTATGGCTTTCATCTCTATTTTGCGAATTCCCTGGACACCTTCCAGGAGGACCTGCAGCGGGCAAGGCCGACGCTGTTTTTCTCGGTGCCGCGCCTGTGGATGAAGTTCTATCTTGGTGTAAACGCCAAACTGCCGCCAAAAAAGCAGAAGCTGCTCTTCAGTCTTCCCATTATCAGCGGCCTGGTGAAGAAGAAGGTTTTGAAACAGCTGGGGCTGGATTATTGTCGGGCAGCCCTGACCGGCGCAGCGCCGCTGTCAGCGGACATCGTTAACTGGTATCGCAACCTTGGGCTGGAGCTTCTGGAAGTGTACGGGATGTCGGAAAACTTCGGCTATTCCCACGCCAACCGACCAGGCCAGGCTCGCGCCGGTTCGGTAGGTATGGCGAATCCGGGGGTCGAGCACCGCATCGGAGAGGGCGGAGAAGTCCAGGTGAAAAGCCCGGGCCAGATGCTGGGTTACTACAAGAATGAAGAGAAAACCAAGGAAGACCTCACCAAGGATGGCTTCCTGAAAACCGGAGATATGGGCGAGATCGATCGGGACGGCACCCTCCGCATCACAGGCCGGGTAAAGGATCTGTTCAAAACCTCCAAAGGCAAATACGTGGTGCCGGTGCCCATCGAAAACCGGTTTAATCATCCAAAGGCCGAAGTGGTCTGTGTGGCCGGTGCCAACCAGCCGCAGCCTTGCCTGATGGTCCTGCTGTCGGAAGAGGCCAGGGATGAACTGGAGACCGGAATGGATCGCGGTGAGCTCGAGCAGGAACTTGCGGCCGAACTGGAGGCGGTGAACGCGGAGTGCGAGTCCCACGAGAAGGTCGCTTTTGTCGTGGTGGTTCGGGAGCCCTGGACTATGGAAAACGGCATGCTGACGCCGACCATGAAGATCAAGCGGAATGTGATAGAAGATTTCTACAACCAGAAGATGGACGACTGGTTCAGCCAGAAGAAAAAAGTCGTTTGGGAATTCTGA
- a CDS encoding LysR family transcriptional regulator — protein sequence MDWDYLRYIRALAIGGTLAKAGELLGVHQTTVLRRLDQMEESMGVQFFERSRDGLQLTPVGETAFREADRLAIEMENLERKLVGQDSAPVGKVRLAAEDAMMSALLSPILAELVREFPDIELETLTDNDVANLSHREADLTLRPENKPQATLEGERIASIESAVYGAARYCRRHRDMDVENRPEGCLWIIPDETFSHLATGRWYRKQLKNVTSFIRCNSLQSMHALAKAGAGLAVLPCYLGESTRELRRLSDPLEGESVDLWLHVNQDTQQMARVRIVMEYLVERLQSLESQMEISSAF from the coding sequence ATGGATTGGGATTATCTTCGATATATACGGGCGCTGGCAATAGGCGGAACGCTAGCCAAGGCCGGCGAATTACTGGGTGTGCACCAAACCACAGTTTTACGGCGACTCGACCAGATGGAAGAGTCGATGGGTGTGCAGTTTTTTGAACGCAGCCGGGATGGACTTCAGCTCACCCCCGTGGGGGAGACCGCGTTCCGGGAGGCGGATCGGCTGGCCATCGAGATGGAAAATCTCGAGCGCAAACTGGTCGGGCAGGATTCGGCGCCGGTGGGTAAAGTCAGGCTGGCGGCGGAAGACGCAATGATGAGCGCGTTGCTCAGCCCGATCCTGGCCGAGCTGGTTCGGGAGTTCCCGGATATCGAGCTGGAGACGCTTACTGATAACGATGTGGCGAACCTCAGCCATCGGGAAGCGGATCTCACCTTGCGGCCCGAGAACAAGCCGCAGGCAACTCTGGAAGGCGAGCGAATCGCCTCCATCGAATCCGCCGTTTACGGGGCGGCCCGCTATTGCCGGCGGCATCGTGACATGGACGTGGAAAACCGTCCGGAAGGTTGCCTCTGGATCATACCGGATGAAACCTTCAGCCATCTGGCGACGGGCCGGTGGTACAGAAAACAGTTGAAGAACGTTACCTCTTTCATTCGCTGCAACAGCCTGCAATCCATGCACGCGCTGGCGAAAGCCGGTGCCGGCCTGGCGGTTTTGCCCTGCTATCTGGGGGAGAGCACTCGTGAACTCCGCCGCCTGTCGGACCCGCTGGAGGGTGAGAGCGTGGATCTCTGGCTACATGTAAACCAGGATACCCAGCAAATGGCCCGGGTCCGTATCGTTATGGAGTATCTGGTGGAACGCCTGCAGTCGCTGGAGTCCCAGATGGAGATTTCTTCCGCTTTCTGA
- a CDS encoding lysozyme-like domain containing protein, with the protein MRKKRPRKTKSRQLALETWKSRARWYGLPMLGLLMGLWATLRFSLLAPDPPANPENICEIFREHPVWYDYANESRQRWGTPIATQLAFVYYESSFRSHARPPRTLLWGFIPWTRPTTAYGYAQALDPAWREYLQANGEGWFTVRTDMEHALDFVGWYNQLSHRQLGIPFSAPRKLYLAYHEGRGGYARRSFEEKPDVMDLAARVQTRAFRYDNQLKTCEQEFQCWRWYQFWPFCG; encoded by the coding sequence ATGCGAAAGAAACGTCCCCGTAAGACCAAAAGTCGGCAACTGGCTCTGGAAACCTGGAAAAGCCGGGCAAGATGGTATGGGCTTCCAATGCTGGGGTTGCTGATGGGACTCTGGGCAACGCTCCGCTTCAGCCTTTTGGCACCGGATCCTCCGGCAAACCCGGAGAACATCTGTGAAATCTTCCGGGAACACCCGGTGTGGTATGACTACGCCAACGAATCCAGGCAACGCTGGGGCACACCCATCGCCACCCAGTTAGCGTTTGTCTATTACGAGTCGTCATTCCGCAGCCATGCGCGTCCACCACGCACACTGCTCTGGGGCTTTATTCCCTGGACCAGGCCCACAACCGCATACGGTTATGCCCAGGCCCTCGACCCGGCCTGGCGGGAATATCTGCAGGCCAATGGCGAAGGCTGGTTCACCGTTCGCACCGACATGGAACACGCGCTGGATTTCGTGGGCTGGTACAACCAGCTAAGCCACCGGCAGCTTGGCATTCCCTTCTCGGCGCCCAGAAAGCTGTACCTTGCCTACCACGAAGGCCGGGGCGGATATGCCCGCAGAAGCTTCGAAGAGAAACCGGACGTGATGGATCTGGCCGCCCGGGTACAGACCCGGGCTTTCCGATACGACAATCAGCTGAAAACCTGCGAGCAGGAATTCCAGTGCTGGCGCTGGTACCAGTTCTGGCCGTTCTGCGGCTGA
- a CDS encoding DUF2059 domain-containing protein: MTRFPIIKPLLITALLVTGTAQAAPDARQVLEVSPVDDIVARYPAMMSQGIREGLKQNGQLPPMMANTIGNIVSSGFNSVDIEQQIINDLQAKLTDSQLQAVHDWYETPVARKISSAEIKASEPSAWPKIQSSAMELNSRYKGTRKAEMFDRFDRAARATESAVDTTIAVQLGLATAMAAFSSDSANYEQLRQRIESQRSMLRGVVGQQVYDSYLYTYQNIGDQEMDLYLEFLESSAGSAFSKVVTNSIQQAITEPVESIGKQMSRFLSPESPGGQ; encoded by the coding sequence ATGACGCGATTTCCCATAATTAAACCTCTTTTAATCACAGCACTTCTTGTTACTGGTACTGCCCAGGCAGCGCCGGACGCGCGCCAGGTGCTGGAAGTATCGCCTGTTGACGATATCGTGGCCCGTTACCCGGCCATGATGAGCCAGGGAATCCGGGAAGGGCTCAAACAGAATGGTCAGCTTCCACCAATGATGGCCAATACCATCGGGAACATCGTGAGCAGCGGTTTCAATTCCGTGGATATCGAGCAGCAGATCATTAACGATCTGCAAGCCAAACTTACGGATTCGCAGCTCCAGGCAGTCCATGACTGGTACGAAACCCCTGTGGCCAGAAAGATTTCTTCGGCCGAGATTAAAGCTTCGGAACCCTCGGCCTGGCCGAAAATCCAATCCAGTGCCATGGAATTGAACAGCCGTTACAAGGGCACGCGCAAAGCGGAAATGTTCGATCGGTTTGATCGGGCTGCGCGGGCCACAGAAAGCGCGGTGGATACAACGATCGCAGTGCAGCTCGGCCTGGCAACGGCAATGGCGGCGTTCAGCAGTGATTCGGCCAATTACGAGCAGCTGCGCCAACGCATTGAAAGCCAGCGCAGCATGCTCAGGGGCGTGGTGGGTCAGCAGGTTTACGACAGCTATCTGTATACCTACCAGAACATCGGTGACCAGGAGATGGATCTCTACCTGGAGTTCCTGGAGAGCTCTGCCGGCTCGGCTTTCTCGAAAGTTGTAACCAACAGCATCCAGCAGGCGATTACCGAGCCGGTGGAAAGCATAGGCAAGCAGATGTCGCGGTTCCTCAGTCCGGAATCACCAGGCGGTCAGTGA
- a CDS encoding MBL fold metallo-hydrolase yields MDREQQGNGAVQVSVELGALTSVANDPQVAVRVGPVVASLVNGVCGDPLLQLRLLHQSRSLLFDLGDTGRMPLRSAHQVTDIFITHCHADHIGGFMWFLRSRIGYFPPCRLFGPPGLMRHIAGMISGILWDRVEDRGPRFVVHECHGDHLKRWKITAGDTAPTPLEDQATPDGVLLRERDFQIRAAMLDHGTPVLAFAWEPFGKLQVRNDQLQAEGLKPGAWLHDLKMAVLRQRPDELISPDAGRTLRAEDLARKLLIQAPGEKVVYGTDFADTPENIRKMTELAGGAHTLFCEASFMAADEAQARHTHHLTTRACARIAEAGQVRQLIAFHFSHRYDRKREEVYRELKGFTDRLVIPD; encoded by the coding sequence ATGGACCGCGAGCAACAGGGTAACGGTGCCGTCCAGGTCAGTGTTGAATTGGGAGCGCTGACCAGCGTTGCCAACGACCCGCAAGTGGCAGTCCGTGTCGGCCCCGTGGTTGCCTCCCTGGTGAACGGTGTGTGTGGCGACCCGTTGTTGCAGCTCCGGCTTCTGCACCAATCCCGCAGCCTGCTGTTTGATCTGGGAGATACCGGTCGGATGCCGCTCAGGTCCGCGCATCAGGTGACCGACATTTTCATCACCCATTGCCACGCCGATCACATTGGCGGTTTCATGTGGTTCCTGCGCAGCAGGATCGGCTACTTTCCGCCCTGCCGGCTGTTCGGCCCGCCCGGCCTGATGCGGCACATTGCCGGAATGATCAGTGGCATCCTGTGGGATCGTGTGGAAGACCGTGGCCCCAGATTCGTGGTGCACGAATGCCATGGCGACCACCTGAAACGCTGGAAAATCACCGCTGGCGACACTGCTCCCACGCCTCTGGAAGACCAGGCCACACCAGACGGAGTTTTGCTCCGGGAACGGGACTTCCAGATTCGTGCAGCCATGCTCGACCACGGCACGCCTGTTCTCGCTTTCGCCTGGGAACCCTTTGGCAAGCTTCAGGTTCGCAACGACCAGTTGCAGGCTGAGGGCCTGAAACCCGGCGCCTGGCTGCACGATTTGAAAATGGCTGTGCTGCGCCAGCGGCCGGACGAACTGATCTCGCCGGACGCAGGGCGCACGCTGCGCGCCGAAGACCTGGCCAGGAAGCTGCTGATTCAGGCGCCGGGGGAAAAGGTGGTCTACGGAACGGATTTCGCCGATACGCCAGAGAACATCCGAAAAATGACGGAATTGGCGGGAGGTGCCCACACGCTGTTCTGCGAGGCCTCATTCATGGCGGCAGATGAAGCGCAGGCCCGGCACACCCATCACCTGACCACGAGGGCCTGCGCGCGCATCGCTGAAGCGGGACAGGTCCGGCAACTGATTGCCTTCCACTTCTCACATCGTTATGACCGAAAGCGGGAAGAAGTTTACCGTGAACTGAAGGGATTCACTGACCGCCTGGTGATTCCGGACTGA
- a CDS encoding M24 family metallopeptidase gives MDFNAYQEALSSQLRGLECPFPEQEFDERLARVRDGMAREDFGALLLTDPSDIFYLTGYSTFEVSVHVALVVTQEDLLLQVPSIEMGPAMMTTRVARVSGYRWEGIGEVLEPLVQALNDGVETVGIDAWHGSLRQGVLEGLQARMPGVRFLNNGGLLKQIRIVKSDAEIRCLRESARITAEGFRAAVAAVQPGVTDNDIAAEGARALLAAGSEFMSMQPIVVTGRRSSVIHCNHKRTVVQKGDPVFLEFGSAWNRYTAPMMQTVVAGGEPSAEMRRVHDGCRRIVDTLLTSIRPGVTFDQAAQDAEKSLQPLAGKVFFSGVFGYTVGAQFPPSWVEGSGFIARGGNVEFRPGMVFHLPICLRIPGQWGIGCSETILVTDAGAEPITDNPWTLG, from the coding sequence ATGGATTTCAATGCCTATCAGGAAGCCTTGTCCTCACAACTGAGGGGGCTGGAGTGTCCGTTTCCGGAGCAGGAGTTCGACGAGCGTCTTGCTCGTGTCCGGGATGGGATGGCCCGGGAGGATTTTGGCGCCCTGCTGTTGACCGATCCTTCGGATATTTTTTACCTGACCGGCTATAGCACTTTTGAAGTATCCGTTCACGTGGCCCTGGTGGTTACCCAGGAGGACCTGCTTTTGCAGGTGCCGTCTATCGAGATGGGGCCTGCGATGATGACAACCCGGGTCGCCCGGGTCAGCGGATACCGGTGGGAAGGCATCGGCGAGGTATTGGAACCACTGGTTCAGGCCTTGAACGACGGCGTGGAGACCGTGGGTATTGATGCCTGGCATGGCTCTCTGCGCCAGGGCGTGCTGGAAGGCCTGCAAGCTCGGATGCCCGGAGTAAGATTTCTGAATAACGGCGGTCTGTTGAAGCAGATCCGGATCGTCAAGTCCGATGCCGAAATCCGGTGCCTGCGTGAAAGCGCCCGGATAACAGCCGAAGGTTTCAGGGCGGCCGTGGCCGCGGTCCAGCCGGGCGTCACTGATAATGACATTGCCGCCGAAGGCGCGAGGGCGCTGCTGGCGGCCGGCAGTGAATTCATGAGCATGCAGCCCATTGTTGTTACCGGTCGTCGCAGCAGCGTGATCCACTGCAATCACAAACGTACGGTGGTGCAGAAAGGCGACCCTGTTTTTCTGGAATTCGGCTCAGCCTGGAACCGCTACACGGCACCCATGATGCAGACCGTGGTTGCTGGTGGCGAGCCGTCGGCTGAAATGCGTCGGGTCCATGACGGCTGTCGTCGGATTGTGGATACCCTGCTGACGTCGATCCGTCCGGGAGTCACTTTCGACCAGGCCGCCCAGGACGCCGAGAAGTCGCTCCAGCCATTGGCCGGAAAGGTGTTTTTCTCCGGGGTATTTGGCTACACGGTGGGCGCCCAGTTCCCGCCATCCTGGGTGGAGGGCTCGGGCTTCATTGCCAGGGGTGGCAATGTGGAATTTCGACCGGGAATGGTTTTCCACCTGCCCATCTGTTTGCGTATTCCCGGGCAATGGGGCATTGGGTGTAGCGAAACGATTCTGGTCACCGACGCTGGCGCCGAACCGATAACTGATAATCCCTGGACGCTCGGTTAG
- a CDS encoding succinyl-CoA synthetase subunit beta — MIPGSIPGLQTTGRRLPLLAGAASLLIAPFLFVGGPDWASGPLLKSAWNLGHILLFALLTLAVRPWQWLSGWRLWLAVTVVLLVLGIGIELIQGGHNRDMDGRDLLRNLIGSWLVIAWRPLLTSERRNSLGEGLVAASVALLLCFELGATGMVAARQWQVHEQLPLLYDFTHQNPGAFWTGRLTVSADHSLNNAQSLKLDLGTETYSGVSLNNLPADWRDYETLSITLFNPSTAPLTLTLRINDVAHDRSDHAYNDRYNTRLTLSPGSNTFTRKLADIENAPDGRSMDMSQVRRMGLFSVRLPEPRTVYLLDLRLD; from the coding sequence ATGATTCCTGGTTCCATACCGGGACTGCAAACCACTGGCCGGCGGCTACCGCTGCTGGCCGGTGCCGCTTCTCTGCTCATCGCGCCTTTTCTGTTTGTCGGCGGGCCTGACTGGGCCTCGGGGCCACTTCTCAAATCGGCCTGGAACCTTGGCCACATCCTTCTGTTTGCACTACTCACTCTGGCGGTCAGACCCTGGCAGTGGCTAAGTGGCTGGCGTCTATGGCTCGCGGTTACCGTCGTCTTGCTGGTGCTCGGAATTGGTATCGAGTTGATCCAGGGCGGACACAATCGCGACATGGATGGGCGGGACCTCCTGCGCAACCTGATTGGCAGTTGGCTGGTTATCGCATGGCGCCCCTTGCTTACATCAGAGCGGCGAAACTCTCTCGGCGAAGGCCTGGTGGCCGCATCCGTTGCGCTGCTACTGTGTTTTGAGCTGGGAGCTACCGGCATGGTGGCTGCCCGGCAATGGCAGGTACACGAACAACTCCCTCTGCTATACGATTTCACCCATCAGAATCCCGGCGCATTCTGGACCGGCAGGCTCACGGTCTCTGCCGACCACTCGCTGAATAATGCGCAGAGCCTGAAACTTGATCTCGGCACTGAAACCTACTCGGGGGTCTCACTCAACAATCTCCCGGCCGATTGGCGTGATTACGAAACACTGAGCATTACCCTGTTCAATCCCTCAACCGCTCCCCTGACGCTGACGCTGCGAATCAATGACGTAGCCCATGACCGCAGCGATCATGCCTACAACGACCGCTACAACACCCGTCTGACCCTGAGCCCTGGTTCCAATACCTTCACCCGGAAACTGGCCGACATCGAAAACGCTCCCGATGGCCGGTCCATGGATATGTCCCAAGTCAGAAGAATGGGGCTTTTTTCGGTTCGCCTGCCCGAGCCCCGCACTGTTTATCTGTTGGATCTGAGACTGGACTAA
- a CDS encoding peptidylprolyl isomerase, whose translation MAQATARHILVDSEAKCEELKKAIEGGQDFAEVAKQHSSCPSGRNGGDLGSFGPGQMVPEFDKAVFNGEVNTVIGPVKTQFGYHLLEVTSRS comes from the coding sequence ATGGCACAGGCTACAGCGCGCCACATTCTGGTAGACAGCGAAGCGAAATGCGAAGAACTGAAAAAAGCGATTGAAGGCGGACAGGACTTTGCCGAAGTGGCAAAGCAGCACTCCTCCTGCCCCTCCGGTCGCAACGGCGGAGATCTTGGCTCCTTTGGCCCGGGCCAGATGGTTCCCGAGTTCGACAAAGCGGTTTTCAACGGTGAAGTGAACACCGTTATCGGTCCGGTCAAGACCCAGTTTGGTTATCACCTGCTGGAAGTGACCAGCCGCAGCTAA